The segment ATTTCCTCTGCACTGTTTCTTCCAGGCCACAGTGGCTGGTGTGGCGCGGCCCAGAGGGCCCTTGGCCAGTCAGGCAGTCTCTGCATGAGATGCTACCTCAGTAGCTGAAGTGGGATGGGGCTGGGGCGGCGTGGAGAGCGGGGTTGGGCTGACTGTGGGAGGAGGCTGGGCATTTGGAGGGGAGGagccaggaggaagagggagggtggCAGAGCTCTCTCTTACCTCTCGGCATTTGCCACCTGAGGCACTAAGCAGAGATCAGCCATGGACACCTgaaagaggggtggggaggtCTGAGTCAGGGTGTGCACCCCAGACTTACAGGTGGGGCTGCTGTGTCTACTGGTGACTATACTGGGGTACCAGCCCGATGCTCCCATCTGCTGGCTCTTCCATCTGTCCACATTGCCCCACCCACTCCTGGGTCTGTCTGGGTCCGTCCCCAGAGCTGAAGGCTTCTCCCAGGCCATGCTCCAGTTGTTCTGACACCCAACTCTGTGGGTGGCCAGAAAACACTTCGTTGCCTCAGTGGATATACTGTGCTGGTTACAAAATGCTCTCCAAGTCCCTTAGTGAGGGCTCCCAGGAGAGAGGAGATGCCTCAGGGTGGCGGTTGGGGCCCTGTACCAGAATTTTCACAGGGCAAGGGCCTTAGCCTGTAGGAGTCAAGGGCACCTGAGCCCTAGAACCTCAGAATCGGGAGGGACAGGAGACATCACCTAGTCTAATCCCTCATCTGATGCCTAGACCACCACCCCCTTATCCCAGAGATGAGGTCTTCAGCTTGAATACCTCCAGGAATAAGAAACTCATTTCCTGTTGCGGCAGCTGACTAGGAATGAGCCAAAGAACTCCCCAGGAGGTACCTTCTGCCTGGCAGAGAGGATAGCCTTggtctctccccttcccccaccccatgccttCTCAGGAAACTCTGAGCTGAGCCTGCCCTGGGTGGAGGGAGATGGCTGAGTCTACGTGGAAGAGGGTCAGCATGAGGCAGCAGGCCGCTGCGGGGAGGCGTGGGAGGGCTTACCTCGTCCCCCACGCAGTACTTCCCCGCCGTGTTCTGCAGGACCTGTTCCAAAGCTGTGGGGAGGCCAAAGGAATCATTTTACTCCAGGCACAGAATGGGGAGATCAGCCTTTCTGGGCCTTGGCCCCCATGGTTCTGAAATGGGTGGCTGTGAGTGACAGCTTGGGGCGTGTATGCTGGGGGAATACGGAGGCCAGATTTACAGAGAGTTGGTAGGGACATGGGGATGAGACGATGTTTTCCTGGGCTCTTCAAGTCCAGCTGCCATTCCCTCCCCCAGGGGGACAAGATCTGTCATTGGCCAAGGCAGCAGCTCTCACACTGACAGGCTGGCACTTTGCTGGCCTTGGTTTCTTGGCCGGAGTGGGCAGTGAAGCAGATGTTGTGTCATCCAGCTCTGAAGGGCCTCAGGTACTGAGGTTCCCAGAAGTACCTGAAGTTGAGGCCAGGTATGGATGCTGCTCAGCCCactgcctccccagccctgccccctacCCTCTTCCATGCCACTGTCCAAAGATCCTGGGAAACTATTTCAGATGCCCAAGGCCATGGGCACAAAGGCCATTTCTCTGAGGTCACCTTGGGGCAGCTCGCAGGAGTATGGACTCACCATTAAAGCCAGAACTGATGACCTTCTGGGCCCAGGTCAACCGGTTGTCCTGTTCCATTTGCTGCAGGACTGACAGGTTCTGTGTAGCCCAAGGAAACTCTGATTGGCTTTGGGAGCCCGGCTGGGATGGCTCAGCCAAGCCTCCTCAGGGAAGCTCAGTTCCCACATGTCCCTGGCtgtgtccctcctcctccctccactcctccAGGCTCCGAGCCCTTCCTCCCATCAGGGCCCTGACGTTAAAGGGGGGTGACGATCCTGGCAGCCTCCGGCCCCGGTGGTTCCTCTAGTCAGGAGGCCTGTGATGCTGGCAGGGATGTGTAAGGGGGGGCGCAGGATGCTGCCATGGCTGTGCCAGGTGTGGCCCTAACCCGAGGCTTCTATCCCTTGCATCCAACGCTTCCCCCTTACATGGTCCCTTGTGAGGAGTGGGAGCGTGATACAGGATGGGGCAATGGGACGGGTGGTGGGGTGGTGAAAGGCACATAGGAGATCTGGACTCCTTccatccttgcacccctggaaACAGTTCACTTCTGgacttcagtctcctcatctgttaaatggggattaCTGTCTGCGACAACCTCCTTTGTTACAAAAGACAGTGACATGGGGACAGGGGCACAGGTGCACAGTCAGTGGTCCTGGGCTCTGGTCCTTGCTCTGTCATTCTCAGCTGAGTGACACTGCAAGTCACTCTACCTTTCTGGGGCTATTTCCTCATTCACAAAGTCAGGGGTTAGCACAGATgaattgttttattacttttcttttccttccttccttccttcctaccactGAACATTTATAAACAGTAAAATCTTACAGGAATTCCAATCTACGGTCAGCACAGATGAAAGGAGGCTGCTCTGGTTAAAGGCCGGAGGGGTGGATCTACGCTGCTCAGTCTCTCTGTCACCTGGCCCTTCCCCCTCTAGCACCTCTGGCACGTTCTTGGAAACCCAGGGCTTCTGGGAATATGGTTGTGGACCCAGCAGAGTGGATGATTTCTGAgatccctcccctccccgctcCTCACCACGTGGTCTAAGCCCCTGAGCAgccctccctgtcctcctgccACGCTCACGCCCAAGATGGGCACCTCACTGTGGGCTCAGCACAGTGCGCGCGTGTACAAGTGCGCAAGCGCCACACCTGCAGGGGCTGGATGCCGCTGGCGATGAGGTCGGAAATCATGCGCACGAGGCACCTCTTCTTTGGGTCCTGAGGCAGGAGTCTCGGAGTGGGCCGAGTCTCCTCCAGGTACTCGATGATGGCCAGCTGTCCAGAGGGAGCAGTGAGGGGGCCCGCGGTGAGGGGTCCACAGGGGACAGGCCAGCAAACTCCTCCTTCCCCCGTCCCCACCTCAGCTTGAGCCCTGTGACGCCAAGAGGCTCCCCAGGGGCCCAA is part of the Rhinolophus sinicus isolate RSC01 linkage group LG03, ASM3656204v1, whole genome shotgun sequence genome and harbors:
- the GSTZ1 gene encoding maleylacetoacetate isomerase isoform X4, which encodes MKQVPALKIDGITIGQSLAIIEYLEETRPTPRLLPQDPKKRCLVRMISDLIASGIQPLQNLSVLQQMEQDNRLTWAQKVISSGFNALEQVLQNTAGKYCVGDEVSMADLCLVPQVANAERYKVDLTPYPTIRRINKSLLALEAFQVSHPCRQPDTPPELRA
- the GSTZ1 gene encoding maleylacetoacetate isomerase isoform X3, producing MTESGKPILYSYFRSSCSWRVRIALALKSIDYETVPINLVKDGGQQFSKEFQALNPMKQVPALKIDGITIGQSLAIIEYLEETRPTPRLLPQDPKKRCLVRMISDLIASGIQPLQNLSVLQQMEQDNRLTWAQKVISSGFNAYTPQAVTHSHPFQNHGGQGPERLISPFCAWSKMIPLASPQLWNRSCRTRRGSTAWGTRCPWLISA